A genomic region of Catalinimonas niigatensis contains the following coding sequences:
- a CDS encoding TolC family protein has product MKKYRFFIILLTIIFGLNRKVEAQNTVEEVLGAVEQNNPTLQARRQYVEAQALSFKTDIYLPNPMLAFEYLPGTPAEAGTQKDLTISQAFDFPTTYFRKKDLAEAQINQLSFVLDSLRQQVLLEAKQLCLNLIYARKRQAVFNQRLSNAKRLVQDYERRLAEGNANILEVNKAKLLRLNLNNDLALLESQIVQLTEQLTALNGGEEMLFTVTSYPEMDDIPEFEVLEPLTEANDPTLNYFEQQQEISQEQLSVNRALVLPSFQAGYRYQAILGQQYNGFMAGVSIPLWEDKNKVKLAQAQINWSNQAVTRERTEHLYTNRRLYEKQQTLQNTLQEYEGLLSGLNNTALLEKALRLGEISSIEFFMEIMYFYEGEDKYLSLENEYQQTVAELLKYQL; this is encoded by the coding sequence ATGAAAAAATATCGTTTTTTTATCATCCTGCTGACTATAATCTTTGGCTTGAATCGGAAAGTAGAGGCACAAAACACTGTGGAGGAAGTATTGGGTGCTGTAGAGCAAAATAATCCTACTTTGCAAGCCAGAAGACAATATGTTGAAGCGCAGGCCTTGTCCTTTAAGACAGATATTTACCTACCCAACCCTATGCTTGCTTTTGAATACCTGCCTGGCACGCCTGCTGAGGCTGGAACGCAGAAAGACTTGACCATATCTCAGGCTTTTGACTTTCCTACAACTTACTTCAGGAAAAAAGACTTAGCAGAAGCACAGATCAACCAGCTCTCTTTTGTATTGGATTCATTGCGTCAGCAAGTGCTTCTGGAAGCAAAACAGCTTTGCCTGAACTTAATTTATGCGCGTAAACGACAGGCTGTATTCAATCAGCGTCTCAGCAATGCTAAACGACTGGTACAGGATTATGAACGTAGATTAGCAGAAGGAAATGCCAATATCCTGGAAGTCAACAAAGCCAAACTATTGAGACTCAACCTGAATAATGATCTGGCATTATTGGAAAGTCAGATTGTGCAACTGACAGAACAGCTTACTGCCTTAAATGGTGGGGAAGAAATGTTGTTTACTGTTACTAGCTATCCTGAGATGGATGATATTCCTGAGTTTGAGGTACTGGAACCACTCACCGAAGCCAACGATCCTACACTGAATTATTTTGAACAACAGCAGGAGATCAGTCAGGAACAATTGTCAGTAAACCGGGCATTGGTTTTACCTTCTTTTCAAGCGGGTTATCGGTATCAGGCTATCTTAGGTCAGCAGTACAATGGTTTTATGGCTGGCGTTTCTATTCCCCTTTGGGAAGATAAAAACAAAGTTAAATTAGCTCAAGCGCAAATCAACTGGAGTAATCAGGCAGTAACAAGAGAAAGGACTGAGCATCTCTATACAAATCGCAGATTGTATGAGAAACAGCAGACTTTGCAGAACACTTTGCAAGAATATGAGGGATTGCTATCAGGACTAAATAATACCGCATTGCTGGAAAAGGCTTTGCGCTTGGGAGAAATCTCATCCATAGAATTCTTTATGGAAATCATGTATTTCTATGAAGGAGAAGACAAGTACCTGAGTCTGGAAAATGAATACCAGCAAACTGTAGCAGAATTACTGAAGTATCAGCTATGA
- a CDS encoding IS982 family transposase, with amino-acid sequence MYKPKYEEKLIHMFILLDDFCKAFRTWQESRQIEGVPKKTARRNSGRAQLTESEIMTILIYYHYSGYKCFAYYYKNMVLEGVLQNYFPQAVSYNRFIELIPAQLALLYMFLKFCTLSSRRTGTYFADSKKLAVCHNLRIHSHKVFAGIAQRGKSSTGWFYGLKLHLLINEYGEIINFIITPGNITDNNDQALRTLLAGCQGKCYADKGYLTKLFEELYLQGIQLITKIRKNMKNMLLLFSDKTKLKKRALIESVNDLLMSVFDIDHTRHRSPVNALAHAFSALIAYCFYEQKPSVFITV; translated from the coding sequence ATGTACAAGCCAAAATACGAAGAAAAATTGATCCATATGTTCATCTTGTTGGATGATTTCTGTAAAGCTTTTCGCACGTGGCAAGAAAGCAGACAGATAGAGGGGGTTCCTAAAAAAACTGCTCGCCGGAACTCCGGTCGTGCTCAATTAACAGAGAGCGAGATTATGACCATCTTAATCTATTACCACTATTCTGGCTACAAATGTTTCGCCTATTATTATAAGAACATGGTACTTGAAGGTGTACTACAAAATTATTTTCCTCAAGCCGTGAGCTACAATCGTTTCATTGAACTGATTCCTGCTCAGTTAGCCCTGCTTTACATGTTTTTAAAATTCTGTACTTTAAGCAGTCGCCGTACGGGTACTTATTTTGCTGATAGCAAGAAATTAGCTGTATGTCATAACCTACGTATCCATTCTCATAAAGTCTTTGCTGGTATAGCTCAGAGAGGAAAGTCCTCTACAGGCTGGTTTTATGGCCTAAAACTACATTTGCTCATCAATGAGTATGGAGAAATTATCAATTTCATCATTACCCCTGGCAACATCACTGATAATAATGATCAAGCTCTACGTACACTATTAGCAGGCTGTCAAGGAAAATGTTATGCTGATAAAGGCTATCTGACAAAGCTCTTTGAAGAACTCTACCTACAGGGTATTCAACTAATCACTAAGATCAGAAAAAACATGAAGAATATGCTCTTGCTTTTCTCCGATAAAACTAAGCTCAAAAAAAGAGCTTTAATAGAATCAGTAAATGATCTTTTGATGAGTGTATTTGATATTGATCATACTCGTCATAGGAGCCCAGTCAATGCTTTAGCTCATGCTTTCAGTGCTTTGATTGCTTATTGTTTTTACGAGCAAAAACCTTCTGTATTCATCACTGTGTAG
- a CDS encoding histidine kinase dimerization/phospho-acceptor domain-containing protein: protein MKLLSKANRYYLLLATPVFLTAGLVFYFMIQAAIREEISEILDFEIEKKIEELRAQDIPLENTAEVEFEIKQVETYQDTRTFQDTVLWDHYRGQWIPYRQITVYETFEGQPFQLTFRESLIESDKLLLAVTVSLVLLFMLMVLALLLVNYFQVRKLWAGFYENIQLLRSYELDKPQAVKETKSDIQEFQELNAAIRKMTDKIRGDYLRLKEFTENASHEIQTPLAVIKSNLDLLQEEIQQEEAARIVTKISQGLHRISKINQSLLLLSKIENRQFKHLEKII from the coding sequence TTGAAGCTGCTCTCTAAGGCTAACCGCTATTATCTGCTGCTCGCTACGCCTGTATTTCTGACAGCAGGCCTTGTGTTTTATTTTATGATACAGGCAGCCATTAGGGAGGAAATCTCTGAAATCCTGGATTTTGAGATAGAAAAGAAGATTGAAGAACTCAGAGCGCAAGATATACCGCTGGAAAATACTGCTGAAGTAGAGTTTGAAATTAAACAAGTTGAGACTTATCAGGATACCCGTACATTTCAGGATACCGTACTATGGGATCACTACCGGGGGCAATGGATACCCTATCGGCAGATCACCGTATACGAAACTTTTGAAGGTCAGCCTTTTCAGCTCACTTTCCGGGAGTCTTTGATAGAATCTGATAAATTACTGCTTGCAGTCACAGTGTCTCTGGTATTGTTGTTTATGCTCATGGTCTTGGCACTTTTGCTGGTGAACTACTTTCAGGTGCGAAAACTTTGGGCCGGTTTTTATGAAAATATTCAACTCTTGCGCAGCTATGAGCTAGATAAACCCCAAGCCGTCAAAGAGACTAAATCCGATATCCAGGAGTTTCAGGAGCTGAATGCAGCCATCAGAAAAATGACTGATAAGATACGAGGAGATTATTTGAGGTTAAAAGAATTTACTGAAAATGCCTCCCATGAAATACAAACACCGTTAGCTGTTATCAAAAGCAACCTGGATCTTTTACAGGAAGAGATTCAGCAGGAGGAAGCCGCTAGAATCGTGACTAAAATCAGCCAGGGGCTACACCGCATTTCTAAAATCAACCAAAGCCTGTTGTTGCTTTCTAAAATTGAAAACCGGCAGTTTAAGCATCTGGAAAAGATCATTTAA
- a CDS encoding sensor histidine kinase, with the protein MLADKQLSIQFISEEYSRTFPMNPTLADILINNLMSNAIKHNIAEGEINIYLDNQRLEFSNTGLALTNPPEKLFERFVKENPSHESSGLGLSLVQKICETYRWKVSYQQKEQTHSIHILF; encoded by the coding sequence ATGCTTGCCGATAAGCAACTGAGCATCCAGTTTATTTCGGAGGAATATTCGCGGACGTTTCCTATGAATCCCACCCTTGCAGACATACTCATCAATAACCTGATGAGCAACGCTATCAAACATAATATCGCAGAAGGGGAAATCAACATTTACCTGGATAACCAAAGATTGGAATTCAGTAATACCGGACTTGCTTTGACGAATCCACCGGAAAAACTCTTTGAGCGTTTCGTCAAAGAAAATCCCAGTCATGAATCATCGGGTCTGGGGCTTTCACTGGTGCAAAAGATTTGTGAGACCTATCGTTGGAAAGTGAGTTATCAACAAAAGGAGCAAACCCATAGCATTCACATTCTTTTTTAA
- a CDS encoding response regulator transcription factor — MKVLLIEDDFTLSEAIVSFLSKEKYLCEIASDYKAAEEKVNMYDYDCILVDITLPGGNGLEIIRTLKKNYSLAGIIIISAKHSLDDKITGLDIGADDYLTKPFHLAELNARIKSLIRRRNFRGSNEINFQDIVVIPERKEVYVNGHAVDLTPKEYLLLEFFVANAQRVISKEAIAEHLWGDHMDVADSYDFIYSQVKNLRRKLNQHSQNHYLHAVYGMGYKFVKD, encoded by the coding sequence ATGAAGGTTCTACTCATTGAAGATGACTTTACACTATCAGAAGCTATTGTTAGTTTCCTGAGCAAGGAAAAATACCTTTGTGAGATCGCAAGTGATTATAAGGCCGCCGAGGAGAAAGTCAATATGTACGACTATGATTGTATTCTGGTAGACATTACTCTGCCGGGTGGAAATGGATTGGAGATTATCCGCACGCTGAAGAAAAATTACTCGTTGGCAGGGATCATCATCATTTCAGCAAAACATTCCTTGGATGATAAAATCACAGGACTGGATATTGGTGCTGATGATTACTTAACCAAACCTTTTCATCTGGCAGAATTAAACGCCCGCATCAAATCTTTGATAAGAAGGCGAAACTTCCGGGGCAGCAATGAAATCAACTTTCAGGATATTGTGGTTATCCCTGAACGTAAAGAAGTGTATGTCAATGGCCATGCTGTGGATCTGACGCCAAAAGAATATTTGCTGTTAGAGTTTTTTGTGGCCAATGCGCAGCGGGTCATTTCCAAAGAGGCTATTGCCGAACACTTATGGGGTGACCATATGGATGTAGCCGATTCTTATGATTTCATCTATTCTCAAGTTAAAAACCTAAGAAGAAAGCTGAACCAGCATAGTCAGAACCACTATCTTCACGCTGTTTATGGGATGGGATATAAATTTGTAAAAGATTGA